In a genomic window of Gadus macrocephalus chromosome 9, ASM3116895v1:
- the ppip5k1b gene encoding inositol hexakisphosphate and diphosphoinositol-pentakisphosphate kinase 1 isoform X5, whose amino-acid sequence MSDSRTGEGGAAAEAVEEQRRAQKTAPDLVIDTEDDERQWEPMEEEEGLGKHDGSIHDFEAIEEDSDDESTAERQILVGICAMTKKSKSKAMTQILERLCMFDYINVVIFPEETILEEPVESWPLCDCLISFHSKGFPLDKAVEYAKLRNPLLINDLNMQYFIQDRREVYRILQEEGIDLPRYAVLNRDPSKPDECNLVECEDHVEVNGEVFPKPFVEKPVCAEDHNVYIYYPTSAGGGSQRLFRKIGSRSSVYSPESNVRKTGAYIYEEFMPTDGTDVKVYTVGPDYAHAEARKSPALDGKVERDSEGKEIRYPVMLSAMEKLVARKVCLAFKQTVCGFDLLRANGHSYVCDVNGFSFVKNSMKYYDDCAKVLGNLVMRELAPLFHIPWSIPLEAEDIPIVPTTSGTMMELRCVIAIIRHGDRTPKQKMKMEVRHPLFFELFEKCGGYKSGKLKLKKPKQLQEVLDIARLLLVELEQHDDCEIEEKKSKLEQLKTVLEMYGHFSGINRKVQMTYLPHGQPKASSEEEDSEREGPSLLLVLKWGGELTPAGRVQAEELGRAFRCMYPGGQGDYAGFPGCGLLRLHSTYRHDLKIYASDEGRVQMTAAAFAKGLLALEGELTPILVQMVKSANMNGLLDSDSDSLTDCQQKVKARLHEIMQKNQEFTEHDYHKLAPTQSPSLVNSMKLIENPVHTCDKVYTLIQSLTSQIRKRLENPKSADLQLYHSETLELMLQRWSKLERDFRMKSGRYDISKIPDIYDCVKYDKQHNASLGLEDTLELFRLSRALADIVIPQEYGLSKAEKLDIAQAFCVPLMKKIQLDLQRTHEDEAVNKLHPLYSRGVMSPGRHVRTRLYFTSESHVHSLLSVFRYGGLLDEVKDQQWKQAMDYLSAVSELNYMTQIVIMLYEDNNKDPSSEERFHVELHFSPGVKGCEEEENVPMGFGFRPASSENEEKQTNQGSLEDLSQDQTDQALPLTEPICSQKRSPMVRSRKTGSMEVLSESSPTHPSKGSSFPSHRLFPSVSRNSPEIHPPSGLGSLCSGLFSASVLGVSSSAPNLRDYVRTHRLHLHHSQRKPPLSPGSLPCQIAMFELFSMPAVKRFSVSFARHPTNGFEGCSMVPSIYPLETLHNSLSLKQVDEFLNTVCESSSEAHIKTMKALSTLFDSQSQTSLYSPQQPLSSSGSETSLRPPSRPLWHGSIPSSAVSSAGPSSPTTESSGVNFSFSE is encoded by the exons ATGTCTGATTCCCGGACAGGAGAAGGCGGAGCCGCTGCTGAGGCAGTAGAGGAACAGAGGCGGGCCCAGAAGACCGCTCCTGACCTGGTGATTGACACTGAGGATGACGAGCGGCAATGGGAACcaatggaagaggaggaaggcctCGGGAAGCATGATGGGTCAATCCACGACTTTGAGGCCATTGAGGAAGACAGCGACGATGAGTCG ACCGCAGAGCGACAGATCTTGGTGGGCATCTGCGCCATGACCAAGAAGTCCAAATCCAAGGCCATGACGCAGATCCTGGAGCGTCTTTGTATGTTCGACTACATCAACGTGGTGATCTTCCCAGAGGAGACCATCCTTGAGGAGCCTGTGGAGAGCTGGCCGCTCTGTGACTGCCTCATCTCCTTCCACTCCAAAG GTTTTCCGCTGGACAAGGCTGTGGAGTACGCAAAGCTCCGCAACCCCTTGCTCATCAACGACCTGAACATGCAGTACTTTATACAGGACAG gagggagGTGTATCGTATTCTCCAGGAGGAGGGCATTGACCTACCACGTTATGCTGTGTTGAACAGAGACCCAAGCAAACCAGATG AATGCAATCTTGTGGAGTGTGAGGATCATGTGGAGGTGAACGGAGAGGTCTTCCCCAAGCCCTTTGTGGAGAAACCTGTTTGTGCCGAGGACCACAACGTATACATCTACTACCCTACCTCTGCTGGAGGCGGCAGCCAGCGGCTCTTCAGGAAG ATAGGGAGCCGCAGCAGTGTGTACTCTCCAGAGAGCAATGTCAGGAAGACTGGGGCCTACATCTACGAGGAGTTCATGCCCACAGATGGCACTGATGTCAAG GTCTACACTGTGGGTCCAGACTACGCCCATGCGGAGGCCCGGAAGTCGCCGGCGCTGGATGGGAAGGTGGAGCGGGACAGCGAGGGCAAGGAGATCCGCTACCCCGTCATGCTCAGCGCCATGGAGAAACTAGTGGCCCGCAAGGTCTGCCTGGCCTTCAAG CAAACGGTGTGTGGCTTTGACCTGCTGCGAGCAAATGGCCACTCCTATGTTTGCGACGTCAATGGCTTCAGCTTTGTGAAGAACTCCATGAAGTACTATGACGATTGTGCTAAAGTTCTGGG GAACCTGGTGATGAGGGAGCTGGCTCCCCTGTTTCACATCCCCTGGTCCATTCCCTTGGAGGCTGAGGACATACCCATCGTCCCCACCACCTCAGGGACAAT GATGGAGCTGCGATGCGTCATTGCTATCATTCGCCATGGAGACCGCACACCTAAGCAGAAGATGAAGATGGAAGTCCGACACCCACT GTTTTTTGAGCTTTTTGAGAAGTGTGGAGGCTACAAATCAGGAAAGCTAAAACTGAAGAAGCCAAAACAGCTACAG GAAGTGCTGGACATAGCTCGTCTGCTattggtggagctggagcagcacGACGACTGTGAAATCGAAGAGAAGAAATCCAAACTGGAGCAACTCAAGACAGTCCTGGAGat gtATGGCCACTTCTCCGGTATCAACAGGAAGGTGCAGATGACGTACCTTCCTCATGGCCAACCAAAGGCCTCCAGTGAGGAAGAAG ACTCTGAGAGGGAGGGCCCctctctgctgctggtgctgaagTGGGGCGGGGAGCTGACCCCTGCAGGCCGGGTCCAGGCCGAGGAGCTGGGCCGGGCCTTCCGCTGCATGTACCCTGGAGGACAAG GGGACTATGCGGGCTTCCCCGGCTGTGGGCTCCTGCGCCTCCACAGCACCTACCGCCACGACCTGAAGATCTACGCCTCTGACGAAGGCAGGGTGCAGATGACCGCCGCAGCTTTTGCTAAG ggcCTGCTTGCTCTGGAGGGAGAGCTGACTCCCATCCTGGTGCAGATGGTGAAGAGTGCCAACATGAACGGGCTGCTGGACAGCGACAGCGACTCGCTGACTGACTGCCAGCAGAAGGTGAAGGCCAGGCTGCACGAGATCATGCAGAAGAACCAGGAGTTCACTGAGCATGACTACCACAAG CTGGCCCCCACCCAAAGCCCATCACTGGTCAACTCCATGAAGCTGATAGAGAACCCGGTGCATACGTGTGACAAGGTGTACACCCTCATCCAGAGCCTGACCTCGCAGATCCGCAAGAGACTAGAGAACCCCAAGTCAGCAG aCCTGCAGCTGTACCACAGTGAGACTCTGGAGCTGATGCTGCAGCGCTGGTCCAAGCTGGAGCGGGACTTCCGCATGAAGAGCGGCCGCTACGACATCAGCAAGATCCCCGACATCTACGACTGTGTGAAGTACGACAAGCAGCACAACGCCTCGCTGGGCCTGGAGGACACCCTGGAGCTGTTCCGCCTGTCCCGCGCCCTGGCCGACATCGTCATACCACAG GAGTACGGTCTGAGTAAAGCAGAGAAGCTGGACATAGCGCAGGCCTTCTGTGTCCCCCTGATGAAGAAGATCCAGCTGGACCTACAGAGGACCCACGAGGACGAGGCTGTGAACAAGCTGCACCCACT gtatTCCCGGGGAGTGATGTCCCCTGGCCGCCACGTCAGGACACGCCTGTACTTCACCAGCGAGAGCCACGTGCACTCCCTGCTCAGTGTGTTCCGCTACGGGGGACTGCTGGAT GAGGTGAAGGACCAGCAGTGGAAGCAGGCTATGGACTACCTGAGTGCTGTGTCTGAACTCAACTACATGACTCAGATAGTAATAATGCTGTATGAGGACAATAACAAG GACCCCTCGTCAGAGGAGCGGTTCCACGTTGAGCTGCACTTCAGCCCGGGGGTGAAGGGGTGCGAGGAGGAAGAGAACGTTCCTATGGGCTTTGGCTTCAGGCCTGCTTCCTCTgag AACGAAGAGAAGCAGACCAACCAGGGCAGTCTGGAGGACCTGTCCCAGGACCAGACCGACCAGGCCCTGCCTCTCACCGAGCCCATCTGCAGCCAGAAGCGCTCCCCCATGGTCCGCAGCCGCAAGACGGGCTCCATGGAG GTACTCTCCGAGTcgtcccccacccacccctcaaAAGGCTCCTCTTTCCCCTCCCACCGGCTCTTCCCCTCCGTCTCCCGCAACTCCCCCgagatccaccccccctccggactag GCTCTCTCTGCTCTGGCCTCTTCAGTGCCTCTGTCCTCGGGGTGTCCTCTAGCGCCCCCAACCTGCGGGACTACGTCCGCacccaccgcctccacctccaccacagccAACGCAAACCGCCGCTCTCCCCCGGCAGCCTGCCATGCCAGATTGCAATGTTCG AGCTGTTCTCTATGCCGGCAGTAAAGAGGTTTTCTGTGTCGTTTGCCAGGCATCCGACTAATG GGTTTGAGGGCTGCTCCATGGTGCCCTCCATCTACCCGCTGGAGACGCTGCACAACTCGCTGTCCCTCAAGCAGGTGGACGAGTTCCTGAACACGGTGTGTGAGAGCAGCAGCGAGGCCCACATCAAGACCATGAAGG
- the ppip5k1b gene encoding inositol hexakisphosphate and diphosphoinositol-pentakisphosphate kinase 1 isoform X2 translates to MSDSRTGEGGAAAEAVEEQRRAQKTAPDLVIDTEDDERQWEPMEEEEGLGKHDGSIHDFEAIEEDSDDESTAERQILVGICAMTKKSKSKAMTQILERLCMFDYINVVIFPEETILEEPVESWPLCDCLISFHSKGFPLDKAVEYAKLRNPLLINDLNMQYFIQDRREVYRILQEEGIDLPRYAVLNRDPSKPDECNLVECEDHVEVNGEVFPKPFVEKPVCAEDHNVYIYYPTSAGGGSQRLFRKIGSRSSVYSPESNVRKTGAYIYEEFMPTDGTDVKVYTVGPDYAHAEARKSPALDGKVERDSEGKEIRYPVMLSAMEKLVARKVCLAFKQTVCGFDLLRANGHSYVCDVNGFSFVKNSMKYYDDCAKVLGNLVMRELAPLFHIPWSIPLEAEDIPIVPTTSGTMMELRCVIAIIRHGDRTPKQKMKMEVRHPLFFELFEKCGGYKSGKLKLKKPKQLQEVLDIARLLLVELEQHDDCEIEEKKSKLEQLKTVLEMYGHFSGINRKVQMTYLPHGQPKASSEEEDSEREGPSLLLVLKWGGELTPAGRVQAEELGRAFRCMYPGGQAGDRQSLGCESPIDCGDYAGFPGCGLLRLHSTYRHDLKIYASDEGRVQMTAAAFAKGLLALEGELTPILVQMVKSANMNGLLDSDSDSLTDCQQKVKARLHEIMQKNQEFTEHDYHKLAPTQSPSLVNSMKLIENPVHTCDKVYTLIQSLTSQIRKRLENPKSADLQLYHSETLELMLQRWSKLERDFRMKSGRYDISKIPDIYDCVKYDKQHNASLGLEDTLELFRLSRALADIVIPQEYGLSKAEKLDIAQAFCVPLMKKIQLDLQRTHEDEAVNKLHPLYSRGVMSPGRHVRTRLYFTSESHVHSLLSVFRYGGLLDEVKDQQWKQAMDYLSAVSELNYMTQIVIMLYEDNNKDPSSEERFHVELHFSPGVKGCEEEENVPMGFGFRPASSENEEKQTNQGSLEDLSQDQTDQALPLTEPICSQKRSPMVRSRKTGSMEVLSESSPTHPSKGSSFPSHRLFPSVSRNSPEIHPPSGLGSLCSGLFSASVLGVSSSAPNLRDYVRTHRLHLHHSQRKPPLSPGSLPCQIAMFELFSMPAVKRFSVSFARHPTNGFEGCSMVPSIYPLETLHNSLSLKQVDEFLNTVCESSSEAHIKTMKALSTLFDSQSQTSLYSPQQPLSSSGSETSLRPPSRPLWHGSIPSSAVSSAGPSSPTTESSGVNFSFSE, encoded by the exons ATGTCTGATTCCCGGACAGGAGAAGGCGGAGCCGCTGCTGAGGCAGTAGAGGAACAGAGGCGGGCCCAGAAGACCGCTCCTGACCTGGTGATTGACACTGAGGATGACGAGCGGCAATGGGAACcaatggaagaggaggaaggcctCGGGAAGCATGATGGGTCAATCCACGACTTTGAGGCCATTGAGGAAGACAGCGACGATGAGTCG ACCGCAGAGCGACAGATCTTGGTGGGCATCTGCGCCATGACCAAGAAGTCCAAATCCAAGGCCATGACGCAGATCCTGGAGCGTCTTTGTATGTTCGACTACATCAACGTGGTGATCTTCCCAGAGGAGACCATCCTTGAGGAGCCTGTGGAGAGCTGGCCGCTCTGTGACTGCCTCATCTCCTTCCACTCCAAAG GTTTTCCGCTGGACAAGGCTGTGGAGTACGCAAAGCTCCGCAACCCCTTGCTCATCAACGACCTGAACATGCAGTACTTTATACAGGACAG gagggagGTGTATCGTATTCTCCAGGAGGAGGGCATTGACCTACCACGTTATGCTGTGTTGAACAGAGACCCAAGCAAACCAGATG AATGCAATCTTGTGGAGTGTGAGGATCATGTGGAGGTGAACGGAGAGGTCTTCCCCAAGCCCTTTGTGGAGAAACCTGTTTGTGCCGAGGACCACAACGTATACATCTACTACCCTACCTCTGCTGGAGGCGGCAGCCAGCGGCTCTTCAGGAAG ATAGGGAGCCGCAGCAGTGTGTACTCTCCAGAGAGCAATGTCAGGAAGACTGGGGCCTACATCTACGAGGAGTTCATGCCCACAGATGGCACTGATGTCAAG GTCTACACTGTGGGTCCAGACTACGCCCATGCGGAGGCCCGGAAGTCGCCGGCGCTGGATGGGAAGGTGGAGCGGGACAGCGAGGGCAAGGAGATCCGCTACCCCGTCATGCTCAGCGCCATGGAGAAACTAGTGGCCCGCAAGGTCTGCCTGGCCTTCAAG CAAACGGTGTGTGGCTTTGACCTGCTGCGAGCAAATGGCCACTCCTATGTTTGCGACGTCAATGGCTTCAGCTTTGTGAAGAACTCCATGAAGTACTATGACGATTGTGCTAAAGTTCTGGG GAACCTGGTGATGAGGGAGCTGGCTCCCCTGTTTCACATCCCCTGGTCCATTCCCTTGGAGGCTGAGGACATACCCATCGTCCCCACCACCTCAGGGACAAT GATGGAGCTGCGATGCGTCATTGCTATCATTCGCCATGGAGACCGCACACCTAAGCAGAAGATGAAGATGGAAGTCCGACACCCACT GTTTTTTGAGCTTTTTGAGAAGTGTGGAGGCTACAAATCAGGAAAGCTAAAACTGAAGAAGCCAAAACAGCTACAG GAAGTGCTGGACATAGCTCGTCTGCTattggtggagctggagcagcacGACGACTGTGAAATCGAAGAGAAGAAATCCAAACTGGAGCAACTCAAGACAGTCCTGGAGat gtATGGCCACTTCTCCGGTATCAACAGGAAGGTGCAGATGACGTACCTTCCTCATGGCCAACCAAAGGCCTCCAGTGAGGAAGAAG ACTCTGAGAGGGAGGGCCCctctctgctgctggtgctgaagTGGGGCGGGGAGCTGACCCCTGCAGGCCGGGTCCAGGCCGAGGAGCTGGGCCGGGCCTTCCGCTGCATGTACCCTGGAGGACAAG CCGGTGACCGCCAGTCCCTTGGCTGCGAGTCCCCTATTGACTGTG GGGACTATGCGGGCTTCCCCGGCTGTGGGCTCCTGCGCCTCCACAGCACCTACCGCCACGACCTGAAGATCTACGCCTCTGACGAAGGCAGGGTGCAGATGACCGCCGCAGCTTTTGCTAAG ggcCTGCTTGCTCTGGAGGGAGAGCTGACTCCCATCCTGGTGCAGATGGTGAAGAGTGCCAACATGAACGGGCTGCTGGACAGCGACAGCGACTCGCTGACTGACTGCCAGCAGAAGGTGAAGGCCAGGCTGCACGAGATCATGCAGAAGAACCAGGAGTTCACTGAGCATGACTACCACAAG CTGGCCCCCACCCAAAGCCCATCACTGGTCAACTCCATGAAGCTGATAGAGAACCCGGTGCATACGTGTGACAAGGTGTACACCCTCATCCAGAGCCTGACCTCGCAGATCCGCAAGAGACTAGAGAACCCCAAGTCAGCAG aCCTGCAGCTGTACCACAGTGAGACTCTGGAGCTGATGCTGCAGCGCTGGTCCAAGCTGGAGCGGGACTTCCGCATGAAGAGCGGCCGCTACGACATCAGCAAGATCCCCGACATCTACGACTGTGTGAAGTACGACAAGCAGCACAACGCCTCGCTGGGCCTGGAGGACACCCTGGAGCTGTTCCGCCTGTCCCGCGCCCTGGCCGACATCGTCATACCACAG GAGTACGGTCTGAGTAAAGCAGAGAAGCTGGACATAGCGCAGGCCTTCTGTGTCCCCCTGATGAAGAAGATCCAGCTGGACCTACAGAGGACCCACGAGGACGAGGCTGTGAACAAGCTGCACCCACT gtatTCCCGGGGAGTGATGTCCCCTGGCCGCCACGTCAGGACACGCCTGTACTTCACCAGCGAGAGCCACGTGCACTCCCTGCTCAGTGTGTTCCGCTACGGGGGACTGCTGGAT GAGGTGAAGGACCAGCAGTGGAAGCAGGCTATGGACTACCTGAGTGCTGTGTCTGAACTCAACTACATGACTCAGATAGTAATAATGCTGTATGAGGACAATAACAAG GACCCCTCGTCAGAGGAGCGGTTCCACGTTGAGCTGCACTTCAGCCCGGGGGTGAAGGGGTGCGAGGAGGAAGAGAACGTTCCTATGGGCTTTGGCTTCAGGCCTGCTTCCTCTgag AACGAAGAGAAGCAGACCAACCAGGGCAGTCTGGAGGACCTGTCCCAGGACCAGACCGACCAGGCCCTGCCTCTCACCGAGCCCATCTGCAGCCAGAAGCGCTCCCCCATGGTCCGCAGCCGCAAGACGGGCTCCATGGAG GTACTCTCCGAGTcgtcccccacccacccctcaaAAGGCTCCTCTTTCCCCTCCCACCGGCTCTTCCCCTCCGTCTCCCGCAACTCCCCCgagatccaccccccctccggactag GCTCTCTCTGCTCTGGCCTCTTCAGTGCCTCTGTCCTCGGGGTGTCCTCTAGCGCCCCCAACCTGCGGGACTACGTCCGCacccaccgcctccacctccaccacagccAACGCAAACCGCCGCTCTCCCCCGGCAGCCTGCCATGCCAGATTGCAATGTTCG AGCTGTTCTCTATGCCGGCAGTAAAGAGGTTTTCTGTGTCGTTTGCCAGGCATCCGACTAATG GGTTTGAGGGCTGCTCCATGGTGCCCTCCATCTACCCGCTGGAGACGCTGCACAACTCGCTGTCCCTCAAGCAGGTGGACGAGTTCCTGAACACGGTGTGTGAGAGCAGCAGCGAGGCCCACATCAAGACCATGAAGG
- the ppip5k1b gene encoding inositol hexakisphosphate and diphosphoinositol-pentakisphosphate kinase 2 isoform X4 has protein sequence MSDSRTGEGGAAAEAVEEQRRAQKTAPDLVIDTEDDERQWEPMEEEEGLGKHDGSIHDFEAIEEDSDDESTAERQILVGICAMTKKSKSKAMTQILERLCMFDYINVVIFPEETILEEPVESWPLCDCLISFHSKGFPLDKAVEYAKLRNPLLINDLNMQYFIQDRREVYRILQEEGIDLPRYAVLNRDPSKPDECNLVECEDHVEVNGEVFPKPFVEKPVCAEDHNVYIYYPTSAGGGSQRLFRKIGSRSSVYSPESNVRKTGAYIYEEFMPTDGTDVKVYTVGPDYAHAEARKSPALDGKVERDSEGKEIRYPVMLSAMEKLVARKVCLAFKQTVCGFDLLRANGHSYVCDVNGFSFVKNSMKYYDDCAKVLGNLVMRELAPLFHIPWSIPLEAEDIPIVPTTSGTMMELRCVIAIIRHGDRTPKQKMKMEVRHPLFFELFEKCGGYKSGKLKLKKPKQLQEVLDIARLLLVELEQHDDCEIEEKKSKLEQLKTVLEMESSLNDTQYGHFSGINRKVQMTYLPHGQPKASSEEEDSEREGPSLLLVLKWGGELTPAGRVQAEELGRAFRCMYPGGQAGDRQSLGCESPIDCGDYAGFPGCGLLRLHSTYRHDLKIYASDEGRVQMTAAAFAKGLLALEGELTPILVQMVKSANMNGLLDSDSDSLTDCQQKVKARLHEIMQKNQEFTEHDYHKLAPTQSPSLVNSMKLIENPVHTCDKVYTLIQSLTSQIRKRLENPKSADLQLYHSETLELMLQRWSKLERDFRMKSGRYDISKIPDIYDCVKYDKQHNASLGLEDTLELFRLSRALADIVIPQEYGLSKAEKLDIAQAFCVPLMKKIQLDLQRTHEDEAVNKLHPLYSRGVMSPGRHVRTRLYFTSESHVHSLLSVFRYGGLLDEVKDQQWKQAMDYLSAVSELNYMTQIVIMLYEDNNKDPSSEERFHVELHFSPGVKGCEEEENVPMGFGFRPASSENEEKQTNQGSLEDLSQDQTDQALPLTEPICSQKRSPMVRSRKTGSMEVLSESSPTHPSKGSSFPSHRLFPSVSRNSPEIHPPSGLGSLCSGLFSASVLGVSSSAPNLRDYVRTHRLHLHHSQRKPPLSPGSLPCQIAMFGFEGCSMVPSIYPLETLHNSLSLKQVDEFLNTVCESSSEAHIKTMKALSTLFDSQSQTSLYSPQQPLSSSGSETSLRPPSRPLWHGSIPSSAVSSAGPSSPTTESSGVNFSFSE, from the exons ATGTCTGATTCCCGGACAGGAGAAGGCGGAGCCGCTGCTGAGGCAGTAGAGGAACAGAGGCGGGCCCAGAAGACCGCTCCTGACCTGGTGATTGACACTGAGGATGACGAGCGGCAATGGGAACcaatggaagaggaggaaggcctCGGGAAGCATGATGGGTCAATCCACGACTTTGAGGCCATTGAGGAAGACAGCGACGATGAGTCG ACCGCAGAGCGACAGATCTTGGTGGGCATCTGCGCCATGACCAAGAAGTCCAAATCCAAGGCCATGACGCAGATCCTGGAGCGTCTTTGTATGTTCGACTACATCAACGTGGTGATCTTCCCAGAGGAGACCATCCTTGAGGAGCCTGTGGAGAGCTGGCCGCTCTGTGACTGCCTCATCTCCTTCCACTCCAAAG GTTTTCCGCTGGACAAGGCTGTGGAGTACGCAAAGCTCCGCAACCCCTTGCTCATCAACGACCTGAACATGCAGTACTTTATACAGGACAG gagggagGTGTATCGTATTCTCCAGGAGGAGGGCATTGACCTACCACGTTATGCTGTGTTGAACAGAGACCCAAGCAAACCAGATG AATGCAATCTTGTGGAGTGTGAGGATCATGTGGAGGTGAACGGAGAGGTCTTCCCCAAGCCCTTTGTGGAGAAACCTGTTTGTGCCGAGGACCACAACGTATACATCTACTACCCTACCTCTGCTGGAGGCGGCAGCCAGCGGCTCTTCAGGAAG ATAGGGAGCCGCAGCAGTGTGTACTCTCCAGAGAGCAATGTCAGGAAGACTGGGGCCTACATCTACGAGGAGTTCATGCCCACAGATGGCACTGATGTCAAG GTCTACACTGTGGGTCCAGACTACGCCCATGCGGAGGCCCGGAAGTCGCCGGCGCTGGATGGGAAGGTGGAGCGGGACAGCGAGGGCAAGGAGATCCGCTACCCCGTCATGCTCAGCGCCATGGAGAAACTAGTGGCCCGCAAGGTCTGCCTGGCCTTCAAG CAAACGGTGTGTGGCTTTGACCTGCTGCGAGCAAATGGCCACTCCTATGTTTGCGACGTCAATGGCTTCAGCTTTGTGAAGAACTCCATGAAGTACTATGACGATTGTGCTAAAGTTCTGGG GAACCTGGTGATGAGGGAGCTGGCTCCCCTGTTTCACATCCCCTGGTCCATTCCCTTGGAGGCTGAGGACATACCCATCGTCCCCACCACCTCAGGGACAAT GATGGAGCTGCGATGCGTCATTGCTATCATTCGCCATGGAGACCGCACACCTAAGCAGAAGATGAAGATGGAAGTCCGACACCCACT GTTTTTTGAGCTTTTTGAGAAGTGTGGAGGCTACAAATCAGGAAAGCTAAAACTGAAGAAGCCAAAACAGCTACAG GAAGTGCTGGACATAGCTCGTCTGCTattggtggagctggagcagcacGACGACTGTGAAATCGAAGAGAAGAAATCCAAACTGGAGCAACTCAAGACAGTCCTGGAGat GGAATCCAGTTTGAATGACACTCA gtATGGCCACTTCTCCGGTATCAACAGGAAGGTGCAGATGACGTACCTTCCTCATGGCCAACCAAAGGCCTCCAGTGAGGAAGAAG ACTCTGAGAGGGAGGGCCCctctctgctgctggtgctgaagTGGGGCGGGGAGCTGACCCCTGCAGGCCGGGTCCAGGCCGAGGAGCTGGGCCGGGCCTTCCGCTGCATGTACCCTGGAGGACAAG CCGGTGACCGCCAGTCCCTTGGCTGCGAGTCCCCTATTGACTGTG GGGACTATGCGGGCTTCCCCGGCTGTGGGCTCCTGCGCCTCCACAGCACCTACCGCCACGACCTGAAGATCTACGCCTCTGACGAAGGCAGGGTGCAGATGACCGCCGCAGCTTTTGCTAAG ggcCTGCTTGCTCTGGAGGGAGAGCTGACTCCCATCCTGGTGCAGATGGTGAAGAGTGCCAACATGAACGGGCTGCTGGACAGCGACAGCGACTCGCTGACTGACTGCCAGCAGAAGGTGAAGGCCAGGCTGCACGAGATCATGCAGAAGAACCAGGAGTTCACTGAGCATGACTACCACAAG CTGGCCCCCACCCAAAGCCCATCACTGGTCAACTCCATGAAGCTGATAGAGAACCCGGTGCATACGTGTGACAAGGTGTACACCCTCATCCAGAGCCTGACCTCGCAGATCCGCAAGAGACTAGAGAACCCCAAGTCAGCAG aCCTGCAGCTGTACCACAGTGAGACTCTGGAGCTGATGCTGCAGCGCTGGTCCAAGCTGGAGCGGGACTTCCGCATGAAGAGCGGCCGCTACGACATCAGCAAGATCCCCGACATCTACGACTGTGTGAAGTACGACAAGCAGCACAACGCCTCGCTGGGCCTGGAGGACACCCTGGAGCTGTTCCGCCTGTCCCGCGCCCTGGCCGACATCGTCATACCACAG GAGTACGGTCTGAGTAAAGCAGAGAAGCTGGACATAGCGCAGGCCTTCTGTGTCCCCCTGATGAAGAAGATCCAGCTGGACCTACAGAGGACCCACGAGGACGAGGCTGTGAACAAGCTGCACCCACT gtatTCCCGGGGAGTGATGTCCCCTGGCCGCCACGTCAGGACACGCCTGTACTTCACCAGCGAGAGCCACGTGCACTCCCTGCTCAGTGTGTTCCGCTACGGGGGACTGCTGGAT GAGGTGAAGGACCAGCAGTGGAAGCAGGCTATGGACTACCTGAGTGCTGTGTCTGAACTCAACTACATGACTCAGATAGTAATAATGCTGTATGAGGACAATAACAAG GACCCCTCGTCAGAGGAGCGGTTCCACGTTGAGCTGCACTTCAGCCCGGGGGTGAAGGGGTGCGAGGAGGAAGAGAACGTTCCTATGGGCTTTGGCTTCAGGCCTGCTTCCTCTgag AACGAAGAGAAGCAGACCAACCAGGGCAGTCTGGAGGACCTGTCCCAGGACCAGACCGACCAGGCCCTGCCTCTCACCGAGCCCATCTGCAGCCAGAAGCGCTCCCCCATGGTCCGCAGCCGCAAGACGGGCTCCATGGAG GTACTCTCCGAGTcgtcccccacccacccctcaaAAGGCTCCTCTTTCCCCTCCCACCGGCTCTTCCCCTCCGTCTCCCGCAACTCCCCCgagatccaccccccctccggactag GCTCTCTCTGCTCTGGCCTCTTCAGTGCCTCTGTCCTCGGGGTGTCCTCTAGCGCCCCCAACCTGCGGGACTACGTCCGCacccaccgcctccacctccaccacagccAACGCAAACCGCCGCTCTCCCCCGGCAGCCTGCCATGCCAGATTGCAATGTTCG GGTTTGAGGGCTGCTCCATGGTGCCCTCCATCTACCCGCTGGAGACGCTGCACAACTCGCTGTCCCTCAAGCAGGTGGACGAGTTCCTGAACACGGTGTGTGAGAGCAGCAGCGAGGCCCACATCAAGACCATGAAGG